GTGAACCTACAATATAAGCTGTAGTAGGCATTATTGCAATAAATAATCCTCCAACAAGAACTGATCTGTTTAATTCCCTGTCAGATTTAACAGTCATAAATCTTACAATCAGTTGAGGTTGAGCCAATACACCAATACCTACACCAATAAGAGTAGATGAAACCAAACTCCACCAAAACGGTGAACCCAACTCAGGGAATGTTGTCCAACCTGTTCCCCCTGTAGCTGTAGCACTAGCCGGATATAATCCCACCATATCTGTTAATGCTGTGTTTGCATGAGTTACACCACCAAGCAACCAGTAAACAAATCCAAGTAAAAATACCATTGCACAAACCATAATTACTCCCTGTAGCGCATCAGTATACATTACTCCCTTAATACCTCCAAAGAATACATAGAATGTAATTATAACTGATAAAATAAATAAGGATATTCCGAAATCAATCATTAAAGAAGATTCTAAGAATCTTGCAGCACCAATAAGAACTACTGCTGCATAAAGCGGCATAGCACAAAATATAACTAAACCTGAGAAATAATGAATAAATTTACTATTAAAACGTTTGCCCAAGAACTCGGGAAACGTTAGGGAACCTAAACTGTGTCCCATTCTACGGGTTCTTTTACCTAAAAATACAAAAGCTATGAATACCCCAATGATTATGTTTAAAAATGCCAACCATAGAACACTCATACCATATTCACTAGCAACTCCACCAAAACCGACAATAGCTGCAGTCGAAATAAAAGTTGCTCCATAACTTAAAGCCATGATCGCAGGATGTGTATCCTTCCCACCAATCATGAAATCCTCTGAGGATTCTGTTCCTTTCCATGCATAATAACCTACCAATACTAAAGCAAAAATGTAGATTATAAATACAATCGCTAAAATCATAATGTCCATAATTTAAACTCCGAATATATTAAAAAAAATTAATATATGATTAAATTTTTAATATGAATAGTTATATATAATTTTATATTAAAAAATTAGAACAAAGAAATATAATTAAGTGATACAATGGTATGGAACAAACAAGCCGAATGTATGAGTAAAGAAGAAAAAGAAAAATTACAGCTGGAAAGATTACAACAGACTGTTAAATTAGCTTATAACAATGTTTCATTTTATAAAGAAAAATTTGATGAAGCTGGTATCACCCCAGAAGACATAAAAACATTGAAAGATATTGAAAAAATCCCTTTTACAACAAAAGATGATTTAAGAGCAGCTTATCCATTTGGTTTATTTGCTGTTCCCTACGAAGAAATTGTAGAAATCCATGCATCCTCAGGAACAAGCGGAAAACCAACAGTTACCGGATATACCAAAGAAGATTTGGATATCTGGTCAGAGTGTATTGCACGCGGTCTTGGAATGGTAGGTGTTGAAAAAGAATATATTCTTCAAAATGCATTCGGATACGGGTTATTTACTGGAGGATTCGGTATTCACCATGGAGCCCAAAAATTTGGAGCAATAACCGTGCCGATTTCTGCAGGAAACACCAAAAGACAACTTGAAACTATGAAAGACTTCCAAAGTGATGTTATAACATGTACCCCTTCATATGCAATGTATCTTGGAGAAAGTCTTGAAAACTCCGATATTAACTTAGAAGACATTAATCTGAAAATAGGAATTCATGGAGCTGAAATGTGGACTGAAGAAATGAGGCATAAAATTGAAGATACATTAAACATCAAAGCATACAATATCTATGGTTTAACTGAAATTATGGGTCCTGGAGTAGCTCAGGAATGTGTTGAACAAAACGGCATGCATATTCAGGATGATCATTTCTATCCGGAAATTATTAATCCGAAAACTGGAGAAACTCTACCAGCAGGTCAAAAAGGAGAACTTGTATTAACTACACTTACCAAAACTGGAATACCAATTTTAAGATTCAGAACAAAAGATTTAACCTCTTTAATTATAGAACAATGTGCATGTGGAAGAACCAGTGTAAGAATGAGCAGAATCACCGGCAGAAGCGATGACATGTTAAAAATCAGAGGAGTTATGGTTTTCCCATCACAAATCGAAAAAGCTTTACTTAAAATTAAGGGAGCAAGTCCAAATTACTTAATCAAGGTAACAAGACCTGATACCTTAGATGAAGTTGAAGTTAAAGTGGAAGCTACCAAAGAACTATTCTCTGATGAAATGAAAGAAATGGAAAAAACTGAAGCAATGATTGTAAAATCCATTAAAAGTGAAACTGGATTAAGGGTTAATGTAACATTATGTGAACCTGAATCATTACCGAGAAGTGAAGGAAAATCTGTAAGAGTTATTGATGAAAGAAATTTTGAATGAGGTGAAAAATATGGTAGTAAAACAAATATCTGTATTTATAGAAAACAAAGAAGGAAGAATGAAAAAAGCTATTAATACACTAGCTCAAGAAAACATAAACATACGCGCACTTTCAATAGCTGATACAACCAAATATGGAATCTTAAGATTAATTGTTTCAGACAATGAAAAAGCTATTGAAGCATTGGAAAAAGACGGGTTTATTGTAAGGGAAGATGACGTTATTATTGTTGCAGTTCCAGATGAACCTAACGGATTAAATACCACATTAGCTATATTTGACGAAAAAGGCATCAATTTGGATTACCTTTATGCATTTGTAAGTTCAAAAACAGAAAAAGCTATTGTAGTAATGAGATTGAAACATATGGATGAAGCAATTGCTCTTTTAAAAGATAGTGATGCACACATCCTAGAAAAAAAAGATATAGAAGATTTATAGAAAAGACTTTCTCTTTTCTTAATCTTCTTCAGTCAAAACAATTTCAATACATTCTTCTACAAAATAATAAGAATCATCCACTTCTTTTAAAGTTTCAGCTTTCTCAGTCAACTCGTTTGATTCCAGTAAATGCATGAAATCGTTGAAAAACAAATTCCACTCGTCTTGTTCATCCTCATCACAATAGCTAGTATTTAACCTAATGTCAGCAGGATTATCAGACCAGTCCACACCATCATAAAACTCCTGAGCTTCAATATTGCCATCTTCATCATAATCAATAGCTATTGAAAGTTCGAACTTTTTGGTTCCTGCTTCTTTAGATAATTTGAATTCCGGCATTTTGAAAACCTCCATTAATAATATATTTAAAATTCTTTTAACAATGATGCAATGTCTGCTTTAGAATAACCTAAACGGACAAATAAACTTTTGACAGGTTCTGTTTCAGGAACCACTCCAAGTTCTGACCATCTTTTAAAATCATTGTGTAATATGCTGTTTATTAAAAGTTGAATAGTGATTAAATCATCACTTTTAATAGCTACAAAAGCATCTTCATCTTTAAAAACATTTTCAGGATCAATTAAAGTAACCCTGCCCGTTTTATCCTTTTTTAATATAGCATTATCAATTTTATAAGGCATATATAACACCCTCTTTTTAGTACTTAATTATTAATTAATTTATAATTATTTAAATATTTAACCTTTAATCCAATTATAACCACTTTCAATAGCTTTTAAATTTAATTCATGAAATTTCGGTTTCAAATTATTTTTCATAGCTGCAATAACAGATTCTTTGGAAAGTGGGAATTTGTCGTCTGCAGTTACAGCACCTAATAAAACCATGTTTAAAGCCAATACATTTCCGGCATCCATAGCCAATTTAGTTCCATCAATCGGAAGGACATGTTTAAAATTTTCTTTTAAAACATCAGTAATGTTACCTACACCAGGATAAGGTTTATCTGATGAAGCTGGAACAATAGGATGAGTATTGAATACTATTTTAGTATCATCATTTACTTTATCCAAACCTCTTACCGTTTCTATAGGTTCAAATGAAAGCAACATATCTGCACCATGTTCCGGAATAATTGAACTGTTATAATCACCTATTTTTAACTCAGTAGAAACAGAACCTCCTCTTTGAGACATTCCATGAATTTCACTCATAACTACATTTAATCCTTGGTTCATTGCAGCTTCTCCAATAATTACAGAGGTTTTAATAATTCCTTGACCTCCAACACCGCAAATATAAATATTATAATGATTATTCATATTTATTCACCTCTTCCAGCTTCTAAGGCACCATATTTACAAACTTGGATACATACACCACATCCATCACACATAGACTGATCAATAGCTATTTTTCCACCATCTTTTGAAATAGCAGGACATGCAAGTTCACTTACACATTTATTACATCCATTACAATTGGAATCAATATAATTTACTGGTGGTTTCCTAGTTTTACCTTTAATTAAAGTACATGGAGCTTTAGCTATAATCACACAAACTTCATCACGTTCTAAAGCTTCTTTATATGTTTTAACTACCTGATCCAAGTTTAACGGATTAATTACACGAACATAATTGCAGCCACAGGCTAAAGCCAGTTTACGTATGGAAATTTCCGGTGCATCATCACCCATTCCATCAACAGGAATTCCAGGGTTTGGCTGACCTCCAGTCATAGCTGTAATCCTATTATCCAATACAGTTAAAATAAAATTGTTTTTATTGTGAACTGCATTTATCAAAGGTGATATTCCGCTATGGAAAAATGTTGAGTCACCAATGAAACTTATTACTTTCTGATTTGTAGCTATTGAAAATCCGCAGCCGTCTCCTACACTTGATCCCATAGACAACAAGTAATCCGCAGCATTATATGGTGGATTTATTCCTAAAGTGTAACATCCGATATCTGATGCAAATACAGCATCTTTAAGAGGAATTCCCAATTCCTCCAATGCTTTATTTACTCCATAATACATTGCTCTGTGAGGGCATCCCGCACAAAGTACCGGAGCTCTGGAAGGAATTTCTTCTTGTAAATTAAGTAAATTATCAGAATAATCATCGGTATTTTCTTCAATGAAGTTTAAATATTTATTGAAACCATTAGCTACAATATCTGAATTAAATTCATGATATACTGGGAAGGTTCCATCTAATTTACCATGAACAACAGTATTTAAATTATTTTTACCAATAGCTACCAATGTATCCTTTTCTATAATCGGATCTACCTCTTCTACAATAAAGACTTCATCATAATCCTTTACAAAATCAGCTACCTTATCATAAGGGAAAGGATATGAAAATCCAAGTTTTAAAACATCAATGTCCAGATTATTATATCTGATTACATCATAAGCATAATTATAAGCACTGCTTGAAGCAATGACACCATATTTTTTATTCTGGCTGAAATAGGATTCAACATTGAAATCTGACTCGTTGGTTATTTTATTAATTTCATCCATTTTTTCCACTAATGCAACATGCATATCCTTTGCAAATGCCGGAACCGGAACAAACTGTGCAGGGTTTTTCTTGAAAAATCCTTTTTTCCAATGGCTTTCACCTTCTGAAGAATTATCTACCACCTCACCAAATTCAACAACACCCCTCATATGAGATACACGAGTGGTTGTTCTTACAATAACTGGCAATTTAAATTGTTCAGATAAATCAAAAGCATATTTAACCATGTCTTTAACTTCCTGACAATTAGAAGGTTCTAAAATAGGCACATTTGCTAAACGTCCGTAATTACGGGTATCCTGTTCATTTTGAGATGAAAAAAGTGACGGGTCATCTGCAGATAAAATAACCATACCACCATTTACTCCACTGTAAGCAGTTGTCATAAATGAATCACTGGCTACATTCATACCCACATGTTTCATGAAAGTAAATGAACGCAGTCCAGATGCCGCAGCAGTAGCTGCAACTTCCATAGCTACTTTTTCATTTGTAGAAAACTCAAAATAAATGTTAGCTTCCTTAGCCAATCCGGATAAAACATTTCCAATTTCTGATGAAGGAGTACCTGGATAAGTAGCTGCAACAGAAACACCAGCTTCTATAACTCCCCTTACAGCTGCCTCATTACCTAACAAAAATTGTTTATCACCAGGTTTCCCTGTTACTAATTCTTTTAAGTTCATTATTTATTTCCTCAAATAATTTAAAAATCTAATAAAATATATAATATAATAGGTTTAGATATAATATAAATATTATACTTATTTTATATTTGATTATGAGTAAAGGGGTAAAGTAATGATTAAAGTATATGTATCAAGGTTTGACAGAGAAGTGGACAGTGAACCTCATTTGGAGTGTTATGAAATAGAACAGACACCTCAAATGAAAGTTTTAGATGCCATCAATGCCATTAATGAAAAATATGATGCCGACATCAGCATTAGAAGCTCATGTAGAGCAGGACAGTGCGGTTCCTGCGGAATATTATTTAATGGAAATGGGGCTCTTGCATGCCAAAAAGATATAAAGGACGGTGCAATAATTGAACCTCAAAATTTCCCAGTAATTAAAGATTTGATTGTTGATAAAAGCCAGATAGAACAGGAAGTAAAAGATTTGCAACTCTCTTTAAATCCTCAAAGACATGATGATAATTTAAATGAAAATCTAACTCCGGAAAATATTAAAAATACCAAAAAAGTTAGAAGCTGTATTGAATGCTATTCCTGTTTTGCAACCTGTCCTGTTATAAAATTCATTAAAACAAAATTTGGCGGACCTTACATAATGAGATATCTTTCCAAATTTGAATCAGACCCAAGAGATGAATTTGACAGGCTCGATGAAAGTTTAAAAGAAGGATTATACAAATGTACCAGTTGTGGAAAGTGTAAGGCTGTTTGTCCTAAAGATATAAACACCTTTGGAGATGCAATTGAACGTTTAAGGGAAATTGCATGCAAAGAAGGTAAAGGACCGCTTCCGGAACATGTTGCATTTAAAGAAAATATAGAAAAAACAGGAAGGTCAATCAAAGCTGAAGGGCCAAGTTTTATTGAAGAAGTTAAAAATGACAACGGTTCAAAAATAGCATTATTTACCGGATGTATGGTAGATAATAAATTACACCACATTGGAGAAGCATTAATTGATGTGCTTGAAGCTAATGGAATAACCATAGATATTCCTGAAGGACAGGTATGCTGCGGTTCACCATTAATAAGAACAGGTCAGACAGACATGGTTCAGGAACTTGTTGATAAAAACAATGAAGTTTTCAGGGATTATGATACTGTACTTACCATTTGTGCAGGATGCGGTTCCACCCTTAAAAATGACCATCCAAAATATGGATCCAATCTAAATGTAATGGACATCAGTGAATTTTTAGTGGATAAATTGGATACTGACAAAATGAAGGAACTGAACACAACAGTAACCTGGCATGACCCTTGTCATTTAGGCAGAGGTCAGGGAATTAAAGGCCAACCTCGTGACATTCTTGAACAGATTCCCGGAGTTACCTTTAAAGAAATGAAATATCCGTGCCAATGCTGTGGAGCAGGAGGTGGAATAAAAGCAGGACATCCTGAAATTGCTATGACTCTTGCAAAAGAAAAAGCAAAAATGATTGAAGACACTGGTGCAGAATCAGTGATTACAATCTGTCCGTTCTGCCAATACAACATTCAAGACGGATTGGATGCAATTGACCGTGAAGACATAAAAGCTATGAACATAATTGAGCTATTACAACTAGCTTATCAGAAAGATTAGATAAATAGGGGTTGATTAAAATAGGAGATGCAGCTGTAAGTGAAGAAAAAATAGTTGAAACCAACTTAAATTCACCAGAAGTCAAAGAAAAAACTAAAAGTGAAAAAAAATCAACCTCTTCGAAAAAATCAAAATCCAAAAAACAGTCCAGAGGAATAAAAATAGCTAAAGGTCCTGAAGATGATGGCGAAAAAGAATTAAGCAATTTTAAAAACAACATTTACATTGTTTTTGTAGAATGTGAAACACCTGGAAATATCGGTTTTCTTGCAAGAACTATGGCGAATTTTGGACTGAAGAATTTGGTTCTTATCAATCCACCTACTTTAACCCCTGAAGCATTTTATCAGGCAACACATGGAAAATACATTGTCGATAATGCTAAAATATATCATACTCTTGATGAATTCTATCAGAGCCAAAGGATAGACTTTAAAGTAGCTTCAACTGGTGTAGCCGGAGGAAGTTACAATCTCTCAAGAATCCCTGTAAGGCCTGAAAATCTTGGAAAAAACATCAATACCAACAATAAAACCGCTATTTTATTTGGAAGGGAAGGAAATG
This genomic stretch from Methanobrevibacter smithii ATCC 35061 harbors:
- a CDS encoding sodium:solute symporter family protein, which produces MDIMILAIVFIIYIFALVLVGYYAWKGTESSEDFMIGGKDTHPAIMALSYGATFISTAAIVGFGGVASEYGMSVLWLAFLNIIIGVFIAFVFLGKRTRRMGHSLGSLTFPEFLGKRFNSKFIHYFSGLVIFCAMPLYAAVVLIGAARFLESSLMIDFGISLFILSVIITFYVFFGGIKGVMYTDALQGVIMVCAMVFLLGFVYWLLGGVTHANTALTDMVGLYPASATATGGTGWTTFPELGSPFWWSLVSSTLIGVGIGVLAQPQLIVRFMTVKSDRELNRSVLVGGLFIAIMPTTAYIVGSLSNVYFFDKLGKIAVDVVGGNVDKVIPTFITMALPEWFVYIFLLSLLAAAMSTISSQLHTQGTAFGVDIYGTLRNKAKQKSDQITVTRLGILIAIILALVLAFSLPGSIVALGTSLFFEICAAAFLPVFLGALYWKGITAKGAIAGIVSGTFVSLFWLLFVFAKTAKGLGLCKAIFGCATLLPAMPWPYIDVMLIAVPVSAIFTLVVSLLTKPPAQEVIDKAFENIGNKGSEVQ
- a CDS encoding phenylacetate--CoA ligase family protein; the protein is MVWNKQAECMSKEEKEKLQLERLQQTVKLAYNNVSFYKEKFDEAGITPEDIKTLKDIEKIPFTTKDDLRAAYPFGLFAVPYEEIVEIHASSGTSGKPTVTGYTKEDLDIWSECIARGLGMVGVEKEYILQNAFGYGLFTGGFGIHHGAQKFGAITVPISAGNTKRQLETMKDFQSDVITCTPSYAMYLGESLENSDINLEDINLKIGIHGAEMWTEEMRHKIEDTLNIKAYNIYGLTEIMGPGVAQECVEQNGMHIQDDHFYPEIINPKTGETLPAGQKGELVLTTLTKTGIPILRFRTKDLTSLIIEQCACGRTSVRMSRITGRSDDMLKIRGVMVFPSQIEKALLKIKGASPNYLIKVTRPDTLDEVEVKVEATKELFSDEMKEMEKTEAMIVKSIKSETGLRVNVTLCEPESLPRSEGKSVRVIDERNFE
- a CDS encoding amino acid-binding protein — protein: MVVKQISVFIENKEGRMKKAINTLAQENINIRALSIADTTKYGILRLIVSDNEKAIEALEKDGFIVREDDVIIVAVPDEPNGLNTTLAIFDEKGINLDYLYAFVSSKTEKAIVVMRLKHMDEAIALLKDSDAHILEKKDIEDL
- a CDS encoding indolepyruvate oxidoreductase subunit beta, whose translation is MNNHYNIYICGVGGQGIIKTSVIIGEAAMNQGLNVVMSEIHGMSQRGGSVSTELKIGDYNSSIIPEHGADMLLSFEPIETVRGLDKVNDDTKIVFNTHPIVPASSDKPYPGVGNITDVLKENFKHVLPIDGTKLAMDAGNVLALNMVLLGAVTADDKFPLSKESVIAAMKNNLKPKFHELNLKAIESGYNWIKG
- the iorA gene encoding indolepyruvate ferredoxin oxidoreductase subunit alpha — translated: MNLKELVTGKPGDKQFLLGNEAAVRGVIEAGVSVAATYPGTPSSEIGNVLSGLAKEANIYFEFSTNEKVAMEVAATAAASGLRSFTFMKHVGMNVASDSFMTTAYSGVNGGMVILSADDPSLFSSQNEQDTRNYGRLANVPILEPSNCQEVKDMVKYAFDLSEQFKLPVIVRTTTRVSHMRGVVEFGEVVDNSSEGESHWKKGFFKKNPAQFVPVPAFAKDMHVALVEKMDEINKITNESDFNVESYFSQNKKYGVIASSSAYNYAYDVIRYNNLDIDVLKLGFSYPFPYDKVADFVKDYDEVFIVEEVDPIIEKDTLVAIGKNNLNTVVHGKLDGTFPVYHEFNSDIVANGFNKYLNFIEENTDDYSDNLLNLQEEIPSRAPVLCAGCPHRAMYYGVNKALEELGIPLKDAVFASDIGCYTLGINPPYNAADYLLSMGSSVGDGCGFSIATNQKVISFIGDSTFFHSGISPLINAVHNKNNFILTVLDNRITAMTGGQPNPGIPVDGMGDDAPEISIRKLALACGCNYVRVINPLNLDQVVKTYKEALERDEVCVIIAKAPCTLIKGKTRKPPVNYIDSNCNGCNKCVSELACPAISKDGGKIAIDQSMCDGCGVCIQVCKYGALEAGRGE
- the tfrB gene encoding fumarate reductase (CoM/CoB) subunit TfrB, with the protein product MIKVYVSRFDREVDSEPHLECYEIEQTPQMKVLDAINAINEKYDADISIRSSCRAGQCGSCGILFNGNGALACQKDIKDGAIIEPQNFPVIKDLIVDKSQIEQEVKDLQLSLNPQRHDDNLNENLTPENIKNTKKVRSCIECYSCFATCPVIKFIKTKFGGPYIMRYLSKFESDPRDEFDRLDESLKEGLYKCTSCGKCKAVCPKDINTFGDAIERLREIACKEGKGPLPEHVAFKENIEKTGRSIKAEGPSFIEEVKNDNGSKIALFTGCMVDNKLHHIGEALIDVLEANGITIDIPEGQVCCGSPLIRTGQTDMVQELVDKNNEVFRDYDTVLTICAGCGSTLKNDHPKYGSNLNVMDISEFLVDKLDTDKMKELNTTVTWHDPCHLGRGQGIKGQPRDILEQIPGVTFKEMKYPCQCCGAGGGIKAGHPEIAMTLAKEKAKMIEDTGAESVITICPFCQYNIQDGLDAIDREDIKAMNIIELLQLAYQKD
- a CDS encoding RNA methyltransferase gives rise to the protein MIKIGDAAVSEEKIVETNLNSPEVKEKTKSEKKSTSSKKSKSKKQSRGIKIAKGPEDDGEKELSNFKNNIYIVFVECETPGNIGFLARTMANFGLKNLVLINPPTLTPEAFYQATHGKYIVDNAKIYHTLDEFYQSQRIDFKVASTGVAGGSYNLSRIPVRPENLGKNINTNNKTAILFGREGNGLTNEEIEDCDICVSIPTDPTYPILNISHAAAIIFYELFKNMHEYPVEGLEESTAIEKEYVLKDMYDLIDGLDIPEHKKKNGLKSFKNIINRAYITGREAHTLKGILRRLKMKMGKQ